One window of Oreochromis niloticus isolate F11D_XX linkage group LG23, O_niloticus_UMD_NMBU, whole genome shotgun sequence genomic DNA carries:
- the LOC102081515 gene encoding uncharacterized protein LOC102081515 isoform X15, with product MLCFAAQKKNVMCKYEDLGAFWLDTTIFTFTWSMSAVEYVRRARTNLVRTLKGLTTVIVENLYQRGVFSEEEVSKINTERDDFDKNRGIVDTVIKGGEAACYEFLRIIDITRKRSTERPPSFLENTDSNSSSRDKFDLSYWISCFSFKEDTNMDVTYLQGPSPCHRYQQKLKSKAQKISERSWTQSKAVLFNKETSLSYSSLVLDTQGQASASKIKKSKIKKSRKVRTKKLKAHIPEDKQETSPSELLKTYERKILLVGKPGIGKTAVVHQMLKLWSEKDNKDIDYMFYFDMRETPNITEVHKLKDLLFCKFSEPDEGKDKVLEDLKNNADSVTIIFDGVADVPSSSTQSVVLELIQKTLLPEAKIIITCRPEVESADFLLDWDCLRVEVKGFSEQGIREYLSKNLSEEHFSKVLCNLELFSLCHVPMYALMVVACFSFEGTVFCPHPCTVTEIYLNILHFCNQRNVGKTSENEAVQCNAILSLAEAAFYATKGKNVNLTSLTQIDRCANLGFMNKLLIQAGPVQKKPLCAFLHYTIQEVFAALWLLKDPERIRSVVQQCLTDDIKHMKHLVPFLCGLLNEKNMDLLQFLFTSQHLRETSGWFFKHLVTTFVDCSDTEDCEIDLLFLCQCLYESQSAEACVYLLDKLDYSLDLSGETLNPQQCYAVSYIISQSKERKIQLNLEDTTVSKQGVRPLLGCLSKLQRTDFLSWQLWTICLLSEVEVDYISLLCFAENQLHLSVNSQTQLYDRAGKVLQKSAEKVKVCLHWDHRSSVYQSVSKFLLLCLPNIHSLSVDTKTSDEDRTKFFVNLFCAAAEREQQTGEKILELLSSVCTYQTFPFNERCKDDDDDHDMKKRQCDLLLDLYSKVKDCEAKTGLSVLPSLQSVFQSAPAVWFINLSERKTSILLEVLKLQPEKKQVELTQYTHKKSKIRSFLQCLPYISQLSVDSLGPRLHEAVRFFVNLFCAAAEREQQTGEKILELLSSVCTYQTFPVNEKDMDDDNDDDDDDMKKRQCDHLLDLYSKVKDCETKTGLSVLPSLQSVFQSAPAVWSINLSERTTSILLEVLKLQPEKKQVELTQYTHKKSKIRSFLQCLPYISQLSVDSLGPRLHEAVRFFVNLFCAAAEREQQTGEKILELLSSVCRCHNFPYVNTNLTDYGKKCQSDFLLDLYSKVKDCESKTGLSVLPSLQSVFQSAPAVWSINLSERKTSILLEVLKLQPEKKQVELTQYTHKKSKIRSFLQCLPYISQLSVDTKTSDEDRTKFFVNLFCAAAEREQQTGEKILELLSSVCTYQTFPVNDIFINDCYRSDFLLDLYCHVKDYETKTGLSVLPSIQSVFQSAPAVWSINFIYTNFSILLEVLKLQSEKKQVELREWPEEEEEEDSVLRSFLQCLPYISQLSCDPDFFQSVCTSMSVRSREEAQQLKSLLQLLGFQLLLTGELHRKSCWSVGRVLKLCSSKVDLILTPSKMSARGAALLFRHTTQLHSLRLSIDMSLLLFQWVRRGRVVCPLAVEELSLVPKKARPSHRVMLRAVSSLASLLRYWTVARLDLTETCIPAQGLITLLLHDGPLTVKLSEESFQQLLCLLHEIQDKDLTLSFLSKVGGDLTSCCLNWELLHYLLQQSSAQTITVDLRKNFFLQEETTRLLPFLDRIVFKRPSPSFVMSSIRELYRAHDSHAVPSLLRSFGHVINLSSRELDSVDCAALIFILKHGDGVKLNLLWTSIPAEGVESILFMLDKVSHLSVDRNQLLRFIHCCAACDVQQEAASGLLRTLQHSLDLSCSSCVELPEEDQPEPLSLTADDCRAVSTILTHSSRDTQLDLRDCEVEDSVLDLLFPVLHRVRLRVSKTVLLQLLSLVPVNSERDTVRRAVSLCGALGGELDLSHSTLDQRACGALVQMLDSCEGLTELDLSHCQLTDQLLLPLITHLHKVQVLDLSHNQITDASTDVLLQLLSINPSIDCVRLYSNNIVHRAAFKEHKQFEVW from the exons CCACAGATACCAGCAAAAGCTGAAATCCAAAGCTCAGAAGATTTCAGAAAGATCATGGACCCAAAGTAAAGCAGTCCTGTTCAACAAGGAGACATCTTTGTCGTACTCGTCACTTGTGTTAGACACACAAGGACAGGCTTCAgcatccaaaataaaaaaatcaaagatcAAGAAAAGCAGGAAGGTTCGTACTAAAAAACTAAAGGCCCACATACCTGAGGACAAACAGGAAACTTCCCCCAGTGAACTGCTGAAAACGTATGAAAGAAAAATCCTTTTGGTAGGAAAACCTGGAATTGGGAAAACGGCTGTGGTCCATCAGATGTTGAAACTGTGGTCAGAGAAAGACAACAAGGATATAGATTACATGTTCTACTTTGATATGAGAGAAACACCCAACATCACAGAGGTCCATAAACTGAAGGATCTTCTCTTCTGTAAGTTCAGTGAACCAGATGAAGGCAAAGACAAAGTCTTAGAGGATTTAAAGAATAATGCTGACAGTGTTACTATAATTTTTGATGGAGTGGCAGATGTCCCCTCTTCATCAACCCAGTCTGTAGTGCTGGAGCTCATACAGAAGACTCTTCTACCTGAAGCAAAGATCATCATCACCTGCAGACCAGAGGTGGAGTCAGCAGACTTCCTGTTAGATTGGGACTGTCTCAGAGTGGAAGTgaaaggcttcagtgaacagggCATCAGAGAGTACTTATCCAAGAATCTGAGTGAGGAACACTTCAGCAAAGTTTTGTGTAACTTGGAGTTGTTCTCTCTGTGCCATGTCCCCATGTACGCCCTGATGGTGGTTGCCTGCTTTAGTTTTGAAGGCACAGTTTTCTGTCCGCATCCCTGCACAGTTACCGAAATATACCTCAATATCCTCCATTTCTGCAATCAGAGAAATGTTGGAAAGacatctgaaaatgaagccgtccAGTGCAATGCAATACTATCTTTAGCTGAAGCTGCTTTTTAtgcaacaaaaggaaaaaatgtgaaCCTGACATCACTAACCCAGATTGACAGGTGTGCTAATTTGGGCTTTATGAACAAACTTCTAATTCAAGCCGGTCCCGTTCAAAAGAAACCCTTGTGTGCTTTTCTCCACTACACAATTCAGGAGGTTTTTGCAGCTCTGTGGCTCCTGAAGGATCCAGAAAGGATCAGGAGTGTTGTTCAACAGTGTCTCACTGACGACATCAAACACATGAAACATTTGGTTCCTTTTTTGTGTGGACTGTTAAATGAGAAGAACATGGACTTGTTACAATTTCTGTTTACTTCTCAGCATCTCAGAGAAACATCTGGCTGGTTCTTCAAACACTTGGTGACCACCTTTGTAGATTGTAGTGACACTGAGGACTGTGAAATAGACTTGCTGTTCTTATGTCAGTGTCTCTATGAGTCTCAGTCTGCTGAAGCCTGTGTTTATCTTCTGGATAAACTGGACTACTCTCTTGATCTGAGTGGGGAGACTCTCAATCCTCAGCAATGCTATGCCGTGTCCTATATAATCAGCCAGAGTAAGGAGAGGAAAATACAGCTGAACCTGGAGGATACAACAGTATCAAAACAAGGAGTGAGACCATTACTAGGATGTCTGAGCAAACTACAAAG GACTGACTTCTTATCATGGCAGCTGTGGACCATTTGTCTTCTcagtgaggtggaggtggattacATCAGCTTACTTTGCTTTGCTGAAAACCAGCTGCACCTTTCAGTAAACAGTCAAACACAACTCTATGACCGAGCTGGAAAAGTTCTGCAGAAAAGTGCTGAGAAGGTTAAAGTCTGCCTCCACTGGGATCACAGAAGTTCTGTTTACCAATCTGTCAGCAAGTTTCTCTTACTGTGTTTACCCAACATCCACTCACTCAG TGTTGATACAAAGACATCAGATGAAGACAGAACAAAGTTCTTTGTgaatctgttctgtgcagcagcagagagagaacagcagacaggagagaagatactggagctgttatcatcagtgtgcaCATATCAAACATTCCCTTTTAATGAGAGATGCAAGGATGATGACGATGACCATGATATGAAGAAACGTCAGTGTGATCTCCTCCTGGATCTGTACTCCAAAGTGAAGGACTGTGAGGCTAAAACAGGCTtgagtgtccttccatcattacagtcagttttccagtcagctcctgcagtctggttcataaacctctcagagagaaagacctccatccttctggaagtgctgaaactccaaccagagaagaaacaagtggagctgacaCAGTACACTCATAAAAAGAGTAAAATTAGGAGTTTCCtgcagtgtctgccttatatctcacagctcag TGTTGATAGTTTGGGGCCACGTCTTCATGAAGCAGTCAGGTTCTTTGTgaatctgttctgtgcagcagcagagagagaacagcagacaggagagaagatactggagctgttatcatcagtgtgcaC ATATCAAACATTCCCTGTTAATGAGAAAGACATGGATGATGACAATGACGATGACGACGATGATATGAAGAAACGTCAGTGTGATCACCTCCTTGATCTGTACTCCAAAGTGAAGGACTGTGAGACTAAAACAGGCTtgagtgtccttccatcattacagtcagttttccagtcagctcctgcagtctggtccataaacctctcagagagaacgacctccatcctcctggaagtgctgaaactccaaccagagaagaaacaagtggagctgacaCAGTACACTCATAAAAAGAGTAAAATTAGGAGTTTCCtgcagtgtctgccttatatctcacagctcag TGTTGATAGTTTGGGGCCACGTCTTCATGAAGCAGTCAGGTTCTTTGTgaatctgttctgtgcagcagcagagagagaacagcagacaggagagaagatactggagctgttatcatcagtgtgcCGATGTCACAATTTCCCCTATGTTAACACAAACTTGACTGATTATGGAAAGAAATGTCAGTCTGATTTCCTGCTGGATCTGTACTCCAAAGTGAAGGACTGTGAGTCTAAAACAGGCTtgagtgtccttccatcattacagtcagttttccagtcagctcctgcagtctggtccataaacctctcagagagaaagacctccatcctcctggaagtgctgaaactccaaccagagaagaaacaagtggagctgacaCAGTACACTCATAAAAAGAGTAAAATTAGGAGTTTCCtgcagtgtctgccttatatctcacagctcag TGTTGATACAAAGACATCAGATGAAGACAGAACAAAGTTCTTTGTgaatctgttctgtgcagcagcagagagagaacagcagacaggagagaagatactggagctgttatcatcagtgtgcaC ATATCAAACATTCCCTGTTAATGACATTTTCATTAATGATTGTTATCGGTCTGATTTCCTGTTGGATCTGTACTGCCACGTGAAGGACTATGAGACTAAAACAGGCTTGAGTGTCCTCCCATCAAtacagtcagttttccagtcagctcctgcagtctggtccaTAAACTTCATATACACCAACTTCTCCATCCTCCTAGAAGTACTGAAACTCCAAtcagagaagaaacaagtggagctgagaGAATggccagaagaagaagaagaagaagacagtgTACTGAGGAGTTTCCtgcagtgtctgccttatatctcacagctcag CTGTGATCCAGACTTCTTCCAGAGTGTGTGTACATCCATGTCTGTAAGATCCAGAGAGGAGGCCCAGCAGCTGAAGtctctgctgcagctcctggGGTTCCAGCTGCTGTTAACAGGAGAGTTACACAGGAAAAGCTGCTGGTCTGTGGGGAGAGTTCTCAAACTGTGCAGCTCTAAAGTGGATCTCATCCTCACACCCAGCAAGATGTCTGCCAGAGGAGCCGCTCTCCTCTttagacacacaacacaactaCACAGTCTGAG GCTTTCCATCGACATGTCCTTGCTCCTGTTTCAGTGGGTAAGAAGAGGCAGAGTGGTCTGTCCGCTGGCTGTTGAAGAGCTTTCTCTTGTGCCTAAGAAAGCCCGACCATCACACAGAGTAATGTTGAGGGCTGTCAGTAGTTTGGCTTCCCTGCTGAGATACTGGACAGTCGCACGGTTAGACCTGACTGAGACCTGCATCCCTGCTCAGGGTCTCATTACACTGCTGCTCCATGATGGTCCTCTAACAGTCAA ACTGAGTGAAGAGAGCTTCCAGCAGCTTCTGTGTCTCCTCCATGAAATCCAGGACAAGGACTTGACGTTGTCCTTCCTGAGTAAGGTTGGTGGAGACCTGACCTCCTGCTGTCTGAACTGGGAGCTTCTTCACTATCTGCTGCAGCAGTCGTCAGCTCAGACCATCACTGTGGACCTGAGGAAGAACTTCTTCTTACAGGAGGAAACCACACGTCTGCTTCCCTTTCTGGACAGGATTGTGTTTAAAAG gCCCAGTCCCAGCTTTGTGATGAGCTCCATCAGAGAGCTCTACAGAGCTCATGACAGTCACGCTGTACCCAGTTTACTGAGGTCATTTGGTCATGTGATCAACCTGAGCAGCAGAGAGCTGGACTCAGtggactgtgctgctctgatcTTCATCCTCAAACACGGAGACGGAGTTAAACTGAACCTCCTGTGGACCTCCATACCAGCAGAGGGAGTAGAGTCCATCCTCTTCATGCTGGACAAAGTTTCTCATCTCAG TGTTGACAGGAACCAGCTGCTGAGGTTCATCCACTGCTGTGCTGCCTGTGACGTCCAGCAGGAGGCAGCGTCAGGCCTGCTGAGGACTCTGCAGCACAGCTTGGATCTGTCCTGCTCCTCCTGTGTGGAGCTACCAGAGGAGGATCAGCCTGAGCCTCTGAGTCTGACTGCTGATGACTGCAGGGCCGTCTCCACCATCCTGACACACAGCAGCCGGGACACACAGCTCGACCTGCGAGACTGTGAGGTGGAGGACAGCGTGCTGGACCTGCTGTTTCCTGTCCTCCACAGGGTCCGCCTCAG AGTCAGTAAAActgtcctcctccagctgctgtCTCTGGTTCCTGTGAACAGTGAGAGGGACACAGTGAGGCGGGCGGTGTCCCTGTGTGGAGCCCTGGGTGGAGAGCTGGATCTCAGTCACAGCACGCTGGATCAGAGGGCCTGTGGGGCTTTGGTCCAGATGCTGGACTCGTGTGAAGGGCTGACAGAGCTGGACCTCAGTCACTGTCAGCTCACTGACCAGCTGCTGCTCCCTCTCATCACACATCTGCACAAAGTCCAAGTCCTGGA tCTGAGTCACAATCAGATCACTGATGCTTCGACTGATGTGTTACTGCAGCTGCTCTCCATCAACCCCTCCATCGACTGTGTGCG ACTCTACAGCAACAACATCGTGCACAGAGCAGCCTTCAAGGAACACAAGCAGTTTGAGGTCTGGTGA
- the LOC102081515 gene encoding uncharacterized protein LOC102081515 isoform X19, whose product MLCFAAQKKNVMCKYEDLGAFWLDTTIFTFTWSMSAVEYVRRARTNLVRTLKGLTTVIVENLYQRGVFSEEEVSKINTERDDFDKNRGIVDTVIKGGEAACYEFLRIIDITRKRSTERPPSFLENTDSNSSSRDKFDLSYWISCFSFKEDTNMDVTYLQGPSPCHRYQQKLKSKAQKISERSWTQSKAVLFNKETSLSYSSLVLDTQGQASASKIKKSKIKKSRKVRTKKLKAHIPEDKQETSPSELLKTYERKILLVGKPGIGKTAVVHQMLKLWSEKDNKDIDYMFYFDMRETPNITEVHKLKDLLFCKFSEPDEGKDKVLEDLKNNADSVTIIFDGVADVPSSSTQSVVLELIQKTLLPEAKIIITCRPEVESADFLLDWDCLRVEVKGFSEQGIREYLSKNLSEEHFSKVLCNLELFSLCHVPMYALMVVACFSFEGTVFCPHPCTVTEIYLNILHFCNQRNVGKTSENEAVQCNAILSLAEAAFYATKGKNVNLTSLTQIDRCANLGFMNKLLIQAGPVQKKPLCAFLHYTIQEVFAALWLLKDPERIRSVVQQCLTDDIKHMKHLVPFLCGLLNEKNMDLLQFLFTSQHLRETSGWFFKHLVTTFVDCSDTEDCEIDLLFLCQCLYESQSAEACVYLLDKLDYSLDLSGETLNPQQCYAVSYIISQSKERKIQLNLEDTTVSKQGVRPLLGCLSKLQRTDFLSWQLWTICLLSEVEVDYISLLCFAENQLHLSVNSQTQLYDRAGKVLQKSAEKVKVCLHWDHRSSVYQSVSKFLLLCLPNIHSLSVDTKTSDEDRTKFFVNLFCAAAEREQQTGEKILELLSSVCTYQTFPFNERCKDDDDDMKKRQCDHLLDLYSKVKDCEAKTGLSVLPSLQSVFQSAPAVWFINLSERKTSILLEVLKLQPEKKQVELTQYTHKKSKIRSFLQCLPYISQLSVYFEDPDEEIRFFVNLFCAAAEREQQTGETILELLSSVCTFNMFPFDGYDDDLDKYRCDLLLDMCSDVKDCETKTGLSVLPSLQSVFQSAPAVWFINLSERKTSILLEVLKLQPEKKQVELTQYTHKKSKIRSFLQCLPYISQLSYSVYPDWTDPFEGARFFVNLFCAAAEREQQTGETILELLSSVCTYQTFPVNDIFINDCYRSDFLLDLYCHVKDYETKTGLSVLPSIQSVFQSAPAVWSINFIYTNFSILLEVLKLQSEKKQVELREWPEEEEEEDSVLRSFLQCLPYISQLSCDPDFFQSVCTSMSVRSREEAQQLKSLLQLLGFQLLLTGELHRKSCWSVGRVLKLCSSKVDLILTPSKMSARGAALLFRHTTQLHSLRLSIDMSLLLFQWVRRGRVVCPLAVEELSLVPKKARPSHRVMLRAVSSLASLLRYWTVARLDLTETCIPAQGLITLLLHDGPLTVKLSEESFQQLLCLLHEIQDKDLTLSFLSKVGGDLTSCCLNWELLHYLLQQSSAQTITVDLRKNFFLQEETTRLLPFLDRIVFKRPSPSFVMSSIRELYRAHDSHAVPSLLRSFGHVINLSSRELDSVDCAALIFILKHGDGVKLNLLWTSIPAEGVESILFMLDKVSHLSVDRNQLLRFIHCCAACDVQQEAASGLLRTLQHSLDLSCSSCVELPEEDQPEPLSLTADDCRAVSTILTHSSRDTQLDLRDCEVEDSVLDLLFPVLHRVRLRVSKTVLLQLLSLVPVNSERDTVRRAVSLCGALGGELDLSHSTLDQRACGALVQMLDSCEGLTELDLSHCQLTDQLLLPLITHLHKVQVLDLSHNQITDASTDVLLQLLSINPSIDCVRLYSNNIVHRAAFKEHKQFEVW is encoded by the exons CCACAGATACCAGCAAAAGCTGAAATCCAAAGCTCAGAAGATTTCAGAAAGATCATGGACCCAAAGTAAAGCAGTCCTGTTCAACAAGGAGACATCTTTGTCGTACTCGTCACTTGTGTTAGACACACAAGGACAGGCTTCAgcatccaaaataaaaaaatcaaagatcAAGAAAAGCAGGAAGGTTCGTACTAAAAAACTAAAGGCCCACATACCTGAGGACAAACAGGAAACTTCCCCCAGTGAACTGCTGAAAACGTATGAAAGAAAAATCCTTTTGGTAGGAAAACCTGGAATTGGGAAAACGGCTGTGGTCCATCAGATGTTGAAACTGTGGTCAGAGAAAGACAACAAGGATATAGATTACATGTTCTACTTTGATATGAGAGAAACACCCAACATCACAGAGGTCCATAAACTGAAGGATCTTCTCTTCTGTAAGTTCAGTGAACCAGATGAAGGCAAAGACAAAGTCTTAGAGGATTTAAAGAATAATGCTGACAGTGTTACTATAATTTTTGATGGAGTGGCAGATGTCCCCTCTTCATCAACCCAGTCTGTAGTGCTGGAGCTCATACAGAAGACTCTTCTACCTGAAGCAAAGATCATCATCACCTGCAGACCAGAGGTGGAGTCAGCAGACTTCCTGTTAGATTGGGACTGTCTCAGAGTGGAAGTgaaaggcttcagtgaacagggCATCAGAGAGTACTTATCCAAGAATCTGAGTGAGGAACACTTCAGCAAAGTTTTGTGTAACTTGGAGTTGTTCTCTCTGTGCCATGTCCCCATGTACGCCCTGATGGTGGTTGCCTGCTTTAGTTTTGAAGGCACAGTTTTCTGTCCGCATCCCTGCACAGTTACCGAAATATACCTCAATATCCTCCATTTCTGCAATCAGAGAAATGTTGGAAAGacatctgaaaatgaagccgtccAGTGCAATGCAATACTATCTTTAGCTGAAGCTGCTTTTTAtgcaacaaaaggaaaaaatgtgaaCCTGACATCACTAACCCAGATTGACAGGTGTGCTAATTTGGGCTTTATGAACAAACTTCTAATTCAAGCCGGTCCCGTTCAAAAGAAACCCTTGTGTGCTTTTCTCCACTACACAATTCAGGAGGTTTTTGCAGCTCTGTGGCTCCTGAAGGATCCAGAAAGGATCAGGAGTGTTGTTCAACAGTGTCTCACTGACGACATCAAACACATGAAACATTTGGTTCCTTTTTTGTGTGGACTGTTAAATGAGAAGAACATGGACTTGTTACAATTTCTGTTTACTTCTCAGCATCTCAGAGAAACATCTGGCTGGTTCTTCAAACACTTGGTGACCACCTTTGTAGATTGTAGTGACACTGAGGACTGTGAAATAGACTTGCTGTTCTTATGTCAGTGTCTCTATGAGTCTCAGTCTGCTGAAGCCTGTGTTTATCTTCTGGATAAACTGGACTACTCTCTTGATCTGAGTGGGGAGACTCTCAATCCTCAGCAATGCTATGCCGTGTCCTATATAATCAGCCAGAGTAAGGAGAGGAAAATACAGCTGAACCTGGAGGATACAACAGTATCAAAACAAGGAGTGAGACCATTACTAGGATGTCTGAGCAAACTACAAAG GACTGACTTCTTATCATGGCAGCTGTGGACCATTTGTCTTCTcagtgaggtggaggtggattacATCAGCTTACTTTGCTTTGCTGAAAACCAGCTGCACCTTTCAGTAAACAGTCAAACACAACTCTATGACCGAGCTGGAAAAGTTCTGCAGAAAAGTGCTGAGAAGGTTAAAGTCTGCCTCCACTGGGATCACAGAAGTTCTGTTTACCAATCTGTCAGCAAGTTTCTCTTACTGTGTTTACCCAACATCCACTCACTCAG TGTTGATACAAAGACATCAGATGAAGACAGAACAAA GTTCTTTGTgaatctgttctgtgcagcagcagagagagaacagcagacaggagagaagatactggagctgttatcatcagtgtgcaC ATATCAAACATTCCCTTTTAATGAGAGATGcaaggatgatgatgatgatatgaAGAAACGTCAGTGTGATCACCTCCTGGATCTGTACTCCAAAGTGAAGGACTGTGAGGCTAAAACTGGCTtgagtgtccttccatcattacagtcagttttccagtcagctcctgcagtctggttcataaacctctcagagagaaagacctccatcctcctggaagtgctgaaactccaaccagagaagaaacaagtggagctgacaCAGTACACTCATAAAAAGAGTAAAATTAGGAGTTTCCtgcagtgtctgccttatatctcacagctcag TGTTTATTTTGAGGATCCAGATGAAGAAATCAGGTTCTTTGTgaatctgttctgtgcagcagcagagagagaacagcagacaggagagacgatactggagctgttatcatcagtgtgcaCATTTAACATGTTCCCTTTTGATGGCTATGATGATGATTTGGACAAATATCGGTGTGATCTCCTCCTGGATATGTGCTCTGATGTGAAGGACTGTGAGACTAAAACAGGCTtgagtgtccttccatcattacagtcagttttccagtcagctcctgcagtctggttcataaacctctcagagagaaagacctccatcctcctggaagtgctgaaactccaaccagagaagaaacaagtggagctgacaCAGTACACTCATAAAAAGAGTAAAATTAGGAGTTTCCtgcagtgtctgccttatatctcacagctcag TTACAGTGTTTATCCTGATTGGACAGATCCATTTGAGGGCGCCAGGTTCTTTGTgaatctgttctgtgcagcagcagagagagaacagcagacaggagagacgatactggagctgttatcatcagtgtgcaCATATCAAACATTCCCTGTTAATGACATTTTCATTAATGATTGTTATCGGTCTGATTTCCTGTTGGATCTGTACTGCCACGTGAAGGACTATGAGACTAAAACAGGCTTGAGTGTCCTCCCATCAAtacagtcagttttccagtcagctcctgcagtctggtccaTAAACTTCATATACACCAACTTCTCCATCCTCCTAGAAGTACTGAAACTCCAAtcagagaagaaacaagtggagctgagaGAATggccagaagaagaagaagaagaagacagtgTACTGAGGAGTTTCCtgcagtgtctgccttatatctcacagctcag CTGTGATCCAGACTTCTTCCAGAGTGTGTGTACATCCATGTCTGTAAGATCCAGAGAGGAGGCCCAGCAGCTGAAGtctctgctgcagctcctggGGTTCCAGCTGCTGTTAACAGGAGAGTTACACAGGAAAAGCTGCTGGTCTGTGGGGAGAGTTCTCAAACTGTGCAGCTCTAAAGTGGATCTCATCCTCACACCCAGCAAGATGTCTGCCAGAGGAGCCGCTCTCCTCTttagacacacaacacaactaCACAGTCTGAG GCTTTCCATCGACATGTCCTTGCTCCTGTTTCAGTGGGTAAGAAGAGGCAGAGTGGTCTGTCCGCTGGCTGTTGAAGAGCTTTCTCTTGTGCCTAAGAAAGCCCGACCATCACACAGAGTAATGTTGAGGGCTGTCAGTAGTTTGGCTTCCCTGCTGAGATACTGGACAGTCGCACGGTTAGACCTGACTGAGACCTGCATCCCTGCTCAGGGTCTCATTACACTGCTGCTCCATGATGGTCCTCTAACAGTCAA ACTGAGTGAAGAGAGCTTCCAGCAGCTTCTGTGTCTCCTCCATGAAATCCAGGACAAGGACTTGACGTTGTCCTTCCTGAGTAAGGTTGGTGGAGACCTGACCTCCTGCTGTCTGAACTGGGAGCTTCTTCACTATCTGCTGCAGCAGTCGTCAGCTCAGACCATCACTGTGGACCTGAGGAAGAACTTCTTCTTACAGGAGGAAACCACACGTCTGCTTCCCTTTCTGGACAGGATTGTGTTTAAAAG gCCCAGTCCCAGCTTTGTGATGAGCTCCATCAGAGAGCTCTACAGAGCTCATGACAGTCACGCTGTACCCAGTTTACTGAGGTCATTTGGTCATGTGATCAACCTGAGCAGCAGAGAGCTGGACTCAGtggactgtgctgctctgatcTTCATCCTCAAACACGGAGACGGAGTTAAACTGAACCTCCTGTGGACCTCCATACCAGCAGAGGGAGTAGAGTCCATCCTCTTCATGCTGGACAAAGTTTCTCATCTCAG TGTTGACAGGAACCAGCTGCTGAGGTTCATCCACTGCTGTGCTGCCTGTGACGTCCAGCAGGAGGCAGCGTCAGGCCTGCTGAGGACTCTGCAGCACAGCTTGGATCTGTCCTGCTCCTCCTGTGTGGAGCTACCAGAGGAGGATCAGCCTGAGCCTCTGAGTCTGACTGCTGATGACTGCAGGGCCGTCTCCACCATCCTGACACACAGCAGCCGGGACACACAGCTCGACCTGCGAGACTGTGAGGTGGAGGACAGCGTGCTGGACCTGCTGTTTCCTGTCCTCCACAGGGTCCGCCTCAG AGTCAGTAAAActgtcctcctccagctgctgtCTCTGGTTCCTGTGAACAGTGAGAGGGACACAGTGAGGCGGGCGGTGTCCCTGTGTGGAGCCCTGGGTGGAGAGCTGGATCTCAGTCACAGCACGCTGGATCAGAGGGCCTGTGGGGCTTTGGTCCAGATGCTGGACTCGTGTGAAGGGCTGACAGAGCTGGACCTCAGTCACTGTCAGCTCACTGACCAGCTGCTGCTCCCTCTCATCACACATCTGCACAAAGTCCAAGTCCTGGA tCTGAGTCACAATCAGATCACTGATGCTTCGACTGATGTGTTACTGCAGCTGCTCTCCATCAACCCCTCCATCGACTGTGTGCG ACTCTACAGCAACAACATCGTGCACAGAGCAGCCTTCAAGGAACACAAGCAGTTTGAGGTCTGGTGA